The Roseovarius indicus genome has a segment encoding these proteins:
- a CDS encoding DMT family transporter — translation MNDTTATGPGRLLAAGLLILMGMMWGLQFAMLKLTSQGGYSEICVVMIALVLLSLAFLAISHVRGEHIRSLRGVVPFLLITSVLGYVIPLFAALTAAGEISTGLLSLTGCTSPVVAVIIALLLRTERVSPRRVAAVVLGLASVAVILVPQVDAPGFGMAPWILLALVVPVSYGIESIYIARHWPAGMTAMQAVTGETITAAVLVFPIFAVFSGGTLPLSSGWTLAETAIVVFVAAGVVESLIYFYLIRHTGGVFVNFGTFVSLFAGIGWGIVLFGESHSALVWGAVLLLVGSLYLVSREA, via the coding sequence GTGAACGACACCACCGCCACCGGGCCCGGCCGCCTTCTGGCGGCGGGGCTGCTCATCCTGATGGGGATGATGTGGGGGCTGCAATTCGCCATGCTGAAGCTCACCTCGCAGGGTGGGTATTCGGAAATTTGCGTGGTGATGATCGCGCTGGTGCTGCTGTCGCTGGCCTTCCTCGCCATCTCGCATGTCCGGGGCGAGCATATCCGCAGCCTGCGGGGCGTCGTGCCCTTCCTGCTCATCACCTCGGTGCTGGGCTATGTCATTCCGCTCTTTGCCGCGCTGACCGCGGCGGGCGAGATCAGCACCGGGTTGCTCAGCCTGACCGGCTGCACGTCGCCGGTGGTCGCGGTCATCATCGCCCTGTTGCTGCGCACGGAGCGGGTGTCGCCCCGGCGTGTCGCCGCCGTGGTGCTGGGGCTGGCGTCGGTCGCGGTGATCCTCGTGCCGCAGGTCGATGCGCCGGGCTTCGGCATGGCGCCCTGGATCCTTCTGGCGCTGGTCGTGCCGGTCTCCTACGGGATCGAGTCGATCTACATTGCCCGCCACTGGCCCGCGGGCATGACCGCCATGCAGGCGGTCACCGGCGAAACGATCACCGCCGCCGTGCTGGTCTTCCCGATTTTCGCCGTCTTTTCCGGCGGCACCCTGCCGCTTTCCTCGGGCTGGACGCTGGCCGAAACCGCCATCGTCGTCTTCGTCGCGGCGGGCGTGGTCGAAAGCCTGATCTATTTCTACCTGATCCGCCACACCGGCGGCGTTTTCGTCAATTTCGGCACTTTCGTCTCGCTCTTCGCGGGCATCGGCTGGGGCATCGTGCTGTTTGGGGAAAGCCATTCCGCGCTGGTCTGGGGGGCGGTTCTTCTGCTCGTGGGCTCGCTCTACCTTGTCAGCCGCGAGGCCTGA
- the argF gene encoding ornithine carbamoyltransferase, with amino-acid sequence MTDFLDIHKTDPADLRQILDQASAMKTARAGRLRGAPDDDQPLKDRMVALIFEKPSTRTRVSFDVGVRQMGGQTMLLSGAEMQLGHGETIADTARVLSRYVDLIMIRTFDESVLLEMAEYSDVPVINGLTDRTHPCQIMADVLTFEEHRGPIDGKKVVWSGDGNNVCASFLHAAAQFGFDLTFTGPSQLDPEDEFVGLARRAGRTITIERDPYKAVQDADLIVADTWVSMHDSQSTKERRHNMLRPYQVNEDLMAHAKPDALFMHCLPAHREEEVTSAVMDGPQSVIWDEAENRLHAQKAIMRWCLGV; translated from the coding sequence ATGACCGATTTCCTCGATATCCATAAGACCGACCCCGCCGACCTTCGGCAGATCCTCGACCAGGCCAGCGCCATGAAGACCGCCCGCGCCGGCCGCCTGCGGGGGGCGCCGGATGACGACCAGCCGCTGAAAGACCGGATGGTCGCGCTGATCTTCGAGAAGCCCTCGACCCGGACGCGCGTCAGCTTCGACGTGGGTGTGCGCCAGATGGGCGGGCAGACCATGCTGCTGTCTGGCGCCGAGATGCAGCTGGGGCATGGCGAGACCATCGCCGACACCGCCCGCGTGCTCAGCCGCTATGTCGACCTCATCATGATCCGCACCTTCGACGAATCCGTTCTGCTCGAAATGGCGGAATATTCCGACGTGCCGGTGATCAACGGTCTGACCGACCGCACCCACCCCTGCCAGATCATGGCCGACGTGCTGACCTTCGAAGAGCATCGCGGGCCGATCGACGGCAAGAAGGTCGTCTGGTCGGGTGACGGCAACAATGTCTGCGCCTCCTTCCTGCATGCCGCGGCGCAGTTCGGTTTCGACCTGACCTTCACCGGCCCGTCGCAGCTTGACCCGGAAGACGAGTTCGTGGGCCTTGCGCGCCGCGCGGGCCGGACGATCACGATCGAGCGCGACCCTTACAAGGCCGTTCAGGATGCCGACCTGATCGTCGCCGATACCTGGGTGTCGATGCATGACAGCCAGTCCACCAAGGAACGCCGGCACAACATGCTGCGGCCCTACCAGGTGAACGAGGACCTGATGGCGCACGCCAAACCGGATGCGCTCTTCATGCATTGCCTGCCGGCCCACCGCGAGGAAGAGGTCACCAGCGCCGTGATGGACGGGCCCCAGTCGGTGATCTGGGACGAGGCCGAGAACCGGCTGCACGCGCAGAAGGCGATCATGCGGTGGTGCCTGGGCGTGTGA